Proteins from a single region of Xiphophorus maculatus strain JP 163 A chromosome 22, X_maculatus-5.0-male, whole genome shotgun sequence:
- the lgalsl gene encoding galectin-related protein yields MAVQAAEKDGINMDGDHTLNDSLENPGLISPDKEDLSRLLTVPFSGRIRGGMRPGKKIIVMGIVDLEPHSFDVSLTCGRDSEKDDPPFDVALKLTASFGNRQFLRHARVSGKWTDEEASTAYFPFIPDQPFRIEIHCEHQRFRIFVDGHQLFDFYHKVKSLSSIDTVRIQGDLQITKLG; encoded by the exons ATGGCGGTGCAGGCAGCAGAAAAGGACGGAATA AACATGGACGGGGATCACACGCTGAACGACTCACTGGAGAACCCCGGTCTGATCTCACCCGACAAGGAGGACTTATCCCGTCTTTTG ACGGTGCCTTTCAGCGGGCGCATCCGCGGCGGAATGCGACCGGGGAAGAAGATCATAGTGATGGGCATCGTCGATCTGGAGCCACACAG CTTCGACGTCAGCCTGACCTGCGGACGGGATTCGGAAAAGGATGACCCGCCGTTCGACGTGGCCCTGAAACTCACCGCTAGCTTCGGCAACCGGCAGTTTCTGCGGCACGCCCGCGTCTCAGGGAAATGGACGGATGAGGAAGCTTCCACCGCCTACTTCCCTTTCATCCCTGACCAGCCTTTTAGG ATCGAGATCCACTGCGAGCACCAGCGCTTCCGGATATTCGTGGACGGACACCAGCTCTTTGACTTTTATCACAAAGTAAAATCCCTGTCCTCAATCGACACAGTACGGATACAAGGAGACCTACAGATCACCAAGCTCGGTTAA